Proteins encoded together in one Chryseobacterium sp. G0201 window:
- the zwf gene encoding glucose-6-phosphate dehydrogenase, which translates to MTENKALHPTTIIIFGATGDLAKRKLFPAFYNLYIDGRMPKGFNIVALGRADNTNEYFKNYIKENLENFSRKKITSEDWAGFQAHITYFQHQLDEESSYKNLHQKLKELDTVYGTRGNRLFYLSIGPNFVSTISNHIKNTSLASDPKRDRIIIEKPFGHDKQSAIELNSLLAETFEEEQIYRIDHYLGKETVQNILAFRFGNSIFEPLWDHKHIESVQITVAEEVGVETRGSFYEQTGALRDMIQNHLLQILCMVAMEPPASLESGEIRDRKVDVLKSIRRISEDQVDHYAVRGQYGKGVVNGVQAKGYRQEDGIAEDSNTETFAAVKFYLDNERWQDVPFYVRTGKKMKEKHSYITVQFKPLPHSTFSESSQHLSANRLIINIQPLMDIRLQFMAKKPGLSLVLKPVEMIFDNFACQEDTPEAYETLLLDALLGDLTLFMRSDQVEEAWDVVKTIQEAWQDGKASFPNYEAGGWGPQESIALVERQGHSWV; encoded by the coding sequence ATGACTGAAAATAAGGCCTTGCACCCAACTACAATTATCATTTTTGGGGCTACAGGAGATTTGGCAAAAAGAAAACTTTTTCCGGCGTTTTATAATTTATATATCGATGGCAGAATGCCTAAAGGTTTTAATATTGTAGCACTCGGACGAGCGGATAATACCAATGAATATTTTAAAAATTACATTAAAGAAAATCTTGAAAATTTCTCAAGAAAAAAGATAACTTCAGAAGATTGGGCAGGTTTTCAGGCTCATATTACCTATTTTCAGCATCAATTGGATGAGGAAAGTTCTTATAAGAATCTTCATCAGAAATTAAAAGAATTGGATACCGTTTACGGAACAAGAGGGAACAGGTTGTTTTATTTATCGATCGGGCCCAATTTTGTTTCCACCATTTCCAATCATATCAAAAATACATCATTAGCTTCTGATCCTAAAAGAGATAGAATTATTATCGAAAAACCTTTTGGTCATGATAAACAATCAGCGATAGAACTGAACAGTTTGCTGGCTGAGACTTTTGAAGAAGAACAGATTTACCGTATCGATCATTATTTAGGAAAAGAAACGGTACAGAATATATTGGCGTTCAGATTTGGAAATTCTATTTTTGAACCTTTATGGGATCACAAACATATAGAATCAGTACAAATTACCGTTGCTGAAGAGGTTGGCGTTGAAACAAGAGGAAGTTTCTACGAGCAGACCGGGGCGTTGAGAGATATGATTCAAAATCACCTGTTACAGATTCTTTGTATGGTTGCGATGGAACCGCCGGCTTCATTGGAATCAGGCGAGATCAGAGATCGTAAAGTTGATGTATTGAAATCAATTCGCAGAATTTCAGAAGACCAGGTTGATCATTACGCAGTAAGAGGTCAGTACGGAAAAGGCGTTGTAAACGGCGTACAGGCTAAAGGCTATCGTCAGGAGGATGGAATTGCAGAAGATTCTAATACAGAAACTTTCGCAGCAGTAAAATTCTATCTGGACAACGAAAGATGGCAGGACGTTCCTTTCTACGTTCGCACCGGAAAGAAAATGAAAGAAAAGCATTCTTATATTACGGTTCAGTTTAAGCCGCTTCCACATTCAACTTTTTCAGAAAGTTCACAACATTTATCGGCTAACAGATTGATTATTAATATTCAGCCGTTGATGGATATCAGATTGCAGTTTATGGCAAAAAAACCGGGACTTTCATTGGTTTTAAAGCCTGTTGAAATGATCTTTGATAATTTTGCTTGTCAGGAAGATACTCCGGAAGCTTACGAAACACTGTTGTTGGATGCACTTTTGGGTGACCTTACATTATTTATGCGTTCGGATCAGGTGGAAGAAGCCTGGGATGTTGTAAAAACGATTCAGGAAGCCTGGCAGGATGGTAAAGCATCTTTTCCAAACTATGAAGCCGGAGGTTGGGGGCCACAAGAGAGTATTGCATTGGTTGAAAGGCAAGGGCATAGTTGGGTTTAA
- the gndA gene encoding NADP-dependent phosphogluconate dehydrogenase has protein sequence MDKYNYGMIGLGVMGRNLLYNIADNGFSIAGFDLDAEKVKELQDGATSEMKVKGTATLEDFVSALEAPRKIILMVPAGKPVDAVLENITPLLSKGDIVIDAGNSYFKDTNRRVADLASKNLHFMGMGVSGGEKGARTGPSIMPGGDLEAFNLLQPMLEAISAKVDSEACTAYMGKGSAGNYVKMVHNGIEYAIMQLISEAYDLLKRGAKLNNDQLYQVFKEWNNGEMNSFLIEITRDIFQQKDDLTDGYLVDQILDKAGAKGTGKWTSEQAMEIGVSIPTIDIAVTSRILSAYKEERVQASQLYAKNEITSPENTELFIKEVGDALYLATLISYAQGLALLVKASEEYQFEIPLKDVVKIWRGGCIIRSVLLEKFYVAYTKDSNLSNILLDQDISVIVKHKINSLRKTAAFAALNGVSSLGIQTALVYFDAYTTESLPVNLIQAQRDYFGAHTYQRTDREGIFHTLWQTATH, from the coding sequence ATGGATAAATATAATTACGGGATGATCGGTCTCGGAGTGATGGGGAGGAATCTTCTTTATAACATTGCTGATAATGGCTTTTCGATCGCAGGATTTGATCTTGACGCAGAAAAAGTAAAAGAATTACAGGACGGTGCCACTTCGGAAATGAAGGTGAAAGGTACAGCTACTTTAGAGGATTTCGTGTCTGCATTAGAAGCGCCGAGGAAAATTATTCTTATGGTTCCTGCGGGAAAACCTGTAGATGCAGTTCTGGAAAATATTACACCACTTTTAAGCAAAGGAGATATTGTTATTGATGCTGGTAATTCTTATTTCAAAGATACAAACAGACGTGTTGCCGATCTAGCTTCAAAAAACCTTCATTTTATGGGAATGGGAGTTTCCGGAGGTGAAAAAGGTGCCAGAACAGGCCCGAGTATAATGCCTGGTGGAGATTTGGAAGCTTTCAATCTGCTTCAGCCTATGTTGGAAGCAATTTCTGCAAAAGTTGATAGCGAAGCGTGTACAGCTTACATGGGAAAAGGTTCTGCCGGAAACTATGTAAAAATGGTACACAACGGAATTGAATATGCTATCATGCAGCTCATCAGCGAAGCTTACGATTTACTAAAAAGAGGAGCGAAACTAAATAACGATCAGCTTTACCAAGTTTTCAAAGAATGGAATAATGGCGAAATGAATTCGTTCCTGATCGAGATCACCAGAGATATTTTCCAACAAAAGGATGATTTGACAGACGGTTATCTTGTTGACCAGATCTTAGATAAAGCCGGAGCAAAAGGAACCGGAAAATGGACTTCCGAGCAGGCAATGGAAATCGGGGTTTCTATCCCAACTATTGATATTGCTGTGACTTCAAGAATTTTATCGGCGTATAAAGAAGAGAGAGTTCAGGCTTCTCAATTATATGCTAAAAACGAAATTACAAGTCCGGAAAATACAGAATTATTTATCAAAGAAGTTGGAGATGCTTTGTATTTAGCAACATTGATCAGCTATGCGCAAGGTTTGGCTTTATTGGTAAAAGCTTCTGAAGAATATCAATTTGAAATTCCATTAAAAGACGTTGTGAAAATCTGGAGAGGAGGCTGTATCATTCGTTCAGTTTTACTTGAAAAGTTTTATGTAGCGTATACTAAAGATTCTAATTTATCTAATATTTTACTGGATCAGGATATTTCTGTTATCGTTAAACATAAAATCAATTCATTAAGAAAAACGGCTGCGTTTGCTGCTTTAAACGGAGTTTCAAGCTTAGGAATTCAGACTGCTTTAGTATATTTTGATGCCTATACAACGGAATCTCTTCCTGTTAATTTAATTCAGGCTCAGCGTGATTATTTTGGAGCTCATACGTATCAGCGTACAGACAGAGAAGGTATCTTCCACACTTTATGGCAAACTGCAACTCATTAA
- a CDS encoding alpha/beta hydrolase-fold protein, with amino-acid sequence MQNLKIITSILGFCSITMFSQNYKTSVTVLEGKDFPKINAENQTQFKVYFPDAKSVVLEGGDGMQNLKSVTAKDKEGFWNVSTSPMDIGFHYYWFNVDGKRTNDPNTNLYFGYGQPTSGIEIPSGEDFFFEKNVKHGKIVNDSFNSEITKGKRNFKVYLPPNYRTKKFPVLYLYHGTGEDITGWEKQGYIRNILDNLFAEKKAKEMIVVMDYGVALNPEQEKMPDNYPRTVISTKNLDKIVVQELIPYIEKKYKTDGKKAIAGLSRGSYQAMLIGANHPELFSAIGSFSPVIYEGTEDQPFKELPISKLLKSKQKPFFFIGIGEKEDARFFEYNEAIINYLNQNKYSYSQYKSPQTYHEWLTWRRCLYQFAQKIFR; translated from the coding sequence ATGCAAAATTTAAAGATAATAACTTCTATTCTAGGCTTTTGTTCAATTACGATGTTTTCCCAGAATTATAAAACTTCTGTAACAGTATTGGAAGGAAAAGATTTTCCGAAAATTAATGCTGAAAATCAAACTCAGTTTAAAGTTTATTTTCCGGATGCAAAATCTGTTGTTTTAGAGGGAGGAGACGGCATGCAAAATTTAAAATCTGTTACAGCCAAAGACAAAGAAGGCTTTTGGAATGTCTCCACTTCACCGATGGATATTGGTTTTCATTATTATTGGTTCAATGTAGATGGCAAGCGAACCAATGATCCAAATACAAATCTTTACTTTGGTTACGGCCAGCCGACAAGCGGAATCGAAATTCCGTCCGGTGAAGATTTTTTCTTCGAGAAAAATGTAAAGCACGGAAAAATTGTTAATGACTCTTTCAATTCTGAGATTACCAAAGGAAAACGAAATTTCAAAGTGTATCTTCCTCCTAATTACAGAACTAAAAAATTTCCGGTCTTATACCTTTATCACGGAACGGGTGAAGATATTACGGGTTGGGAAAAGCAAGGTTACATCAGAAATATTCTCGACAATCTTTTTGCTGAAAAAAAGGCGAAAGAAATGATTGTCGTGATGGATTACGGCGTTGCATTGAACCCTGAACAAGAAAAAATGCCTGACAATTATCCCAGAACGGTAATTTCAACTAAAAATTTAGATAAGATCGTTGTTCAGGAATTAATTCCGTACATCGAAAAAAAATACAAGACTGACGGTAAAAAAGCCATTGCAGGACTCTCCCGCGGGAGTTATCAGGCGATGCTGATCGGAGCAAATCATCCGGAGTTATTTTCAGCAATTGGTTCTTTTAGCCCTGTTATTTATGAAGGGACAGAAGATCAGCCTTTTAAAGAGCTTCCTATCAGTAAGTTATTAAAATCAAAACAAAAACCTTTCTTCTTCATCGGAATTGGAGAAAAAGAGGACGCAAGATTTTTTGAATATAATGAAGCCATAATTAATTATTTAAATCAAAATAAATATTCTTATTCTCAATACAAATCTCCCCAAACTTACCACGAATGGCTGACTTGGAGAAGATGTCTTTATCAATTTGCACAGAAAATTTTCAGATAA